The Elusimicrobiaceae bacterium genome has a window encoding:
- the atpC gene encoding ATP synthase F1 subunit epsilon yields the protein MPKTLKLNLITPQKQLLKELEVQSVVLPAFLGELGVMPGHIPMMVQLGFGSLRYKQDGKEEEFAVLGGFAEILQDSVNVFAESAGLAGEIDEEEEKQKIKRAKESLSKKDADIDFELAEIEIKQALTRMKVKKHRLG from the coding sequence ATGCCTAAAACGCTTAAACTAAACTTAATTACTCCGCAAAAGCAACTGCTCAAAGAATTGGAAGTGCAGAGTGTTGTGCTGCCTGCTTTTTTAGGAGAATTGGGTGTCATGCCGGGCCATATCCCGATGATGGTGCAGTTGGGGTTTGGCTCATTGCGCTATAAGCAGGACGGCAAGGAAGAAGAATTTGCCGTATTGGGCGGCTTTGCGGAAATTTTGCAGGATAGCGTGAACGTGTTTGCCGAGAGTGCAGGTCTTGCCGGAGAAATAGACGAAGAAGAAGAAAAGCAAAAAATTAAACGTGCCAAAGAATCTTTATCTAAAAAAGATGCCGACATTGATTTTGAACTAGCGGAAATAGAAATTAAACAAGCGCTTACGCGTATGAAAGTCAAGAAGCATCGTTTAGGATAA
- a CDS encoding DegT/DnrJ/EryC1/StrS family aminotransferase, translating to MSILTVPFFDLQRQHDSLRTELNAAALDALNSMKWLLGPQTENFEKEMADLLGVKHCISCSSGAGAIQLSLLAAGIQETDEVITTPFTFIATTSSISLTGAKFVFADIDPKTYNLCPHDIARKITSKTKAILPVHLYGAPADMRGIMALAKEHGLKVIEDCAQSLLATSQGCKTGTFGHAGAFSFYPSKNLGACGDAGAIITNDDDIANRCRSLRHSGRNKDKEYEHDLEGSTLRMDEVQAAILRVKLKHLPQWTASRQKIASWYEQGLQGLPLTLPTTVYPEDTHTYCVYTIATERRDSLQLFLKEKGVSTRIYYPVALYRQPAYKHFHYQKTDFPSTEKACQEVLSLPMFPELTEQEVSYVCDCIRSFYQ from the coding sequence ATGTCAATACTCACTGTTCCCTTTTTTGACCTTCAACGTCAACATGACTCTTTGCGTACGGAACTCAACGCCGCTGCCTTAGATGCGCTGAATTCCATGAAGTGGTTATTGGGCCCGCAAACAGAAAATTTTGAAAAGGAAATGGCCGATTTGCTGGGAGTAAAACATTGCATTTCTTGCTCATCGGGAGCCGGCGCCATTCAACTGTCCTTATTAGCCGCCGGTATACAAGAAACAGACGAAGTCATCACCACGCCTTTTACTTTTATTGCCACCACGTCCTCTATTTCTTTAACGGGGGCCAAATTCGTATTTGCCGATATTGACCCGAAAACATATAATCTCTGTCCACACGATATTGCGCGAAAAATTACTTCCAAAACAAAAGCCATTTTACCCGTTCATTTATACGGTGCTCCTGCCGATATGAGGGGTATTATGGCATTGGCCAAAGAACATGGTTTAAAAGTGATAGAAGATTGCGCGCAGTCTCTTTTGGCAACTTCTCAAGGATGCAAAACAGGGACATTCGGTCATGCGGGTGCCTTTAGTTTTTATCCCAGCAAAAATTTGGGTGCATGCGGAGATGCCGGAGCCATTATCACTAATGACGATGATATTGCCAACCGTTGCCGCAGTTTAAGGCACTCCGGCCGCAATAAAGACAAAGAATATGAGCATGACTTAGAGGGTTCTACTTTGCGCATGGACGAAGTGCAAGCCGCCATTTTACGGGTAAAATTAAAACATCTGCCGCAATGGACAGCCTCTCGGCAAAAAATAGCCTCTTGGTATGAGCAAGGTTTGCAAGGATTACCGCTTACTTTGCCCACTACGGTTTACCCGGAAGATACGCATACATATTGCGTTTATACGATTGCCACCGAACGGCGGGACTCTTTGCAATTGTTTCTAAAAGAAAAAGGTGTTTCTACAAGGATTTATTACCCTGTTGCTCTTTATCGTCAACCGGCCTACAAACATTTCCACTATCAAAAGACCGATTTCCCTTCTACGGAAAAAGCCTGTCAAGAAGTCCTTTCTTTGCCGATGTTTCCGGAATTAACCGAACAAGAAGTGTCTTATGTTTGTGATTGTATACGAAGTTTTTACCAATAA
- a CDS encoding MgtC/SapB family protein gives MEEIIVKVLLALVLGGVMGLERQYNDKPAGYATNAIICVGAALFTILSLKMGEMGGDPGRIAAQIVSGVGFLGAGAILREGNKVSGLTTAAAVWLVAAIGMAVGYGQYVLASGACALILLMQLGVRRTLGLVEKLRRYDTFFLTCQPQWTVIDKIRQTIESQNVKILKQEVSKHEGHFHVTIVGTFTGHEFQKLTKELLEMPEVYSLYK, from the coding sequence ATGGAAGAAATCATCGTGAAAGTTTTGCTTGCTTTAGTTTTGGGCGGTGTGATGGGTTTGGAACGCCAATATAATGACAAACCCGCCGGATATGCCACCAACGCTATTATCTGCGTAGGGGCGGCATTATTTACCATTCTGTCATTAAAAATGGGAGAAATGGGTGGAGATCCCGGACGTATCGCAGCACAAATTGTATCCGGTGTAGGCTTTTTAGGGGCAGGGGCTATTTTGCGCGAAGGAAATAAAGTTTCCGGCTTAACGACTGCTGCCGCTGTGTGGTTGGTGGCCGCTATCGGCATGGCGGTAGGTTATGGGCAATATGTGTTGGCTTCCGGTGCGTGTGCGCTGATTCTGCTGATGCAATTGGGTGTGCGCCGAACATTAGGGCTTGTGGAAAAATTGCGCCGCTATGATACTTTTTTTCTTACCTGTCAGCCTCAGTGGACCGTAATCGATAAAATCCGCCAAACCATTGAATCTCAAAACGTAAAAATTTTAAAGCAAGAAGTATCCAAACACGAAGGGCATTTCCACGTCACTATCGTGGGTACTTTTACCGGACATGAGTTTCAAAAATTAACCAAAGAACTCTTAGAAATGCCCGAAGTGTATAGCCTGTATAAATAA
- a CDS encoding prepilin-type N-terminal cleavage/methylation domain-containing protein yields MKNLSKRNTSGFTLIELLVVVLIIGILAAVALPQYQKAVTKSHFTEAFIGLKAIADAEKVCMLSTGESVDDLCCTGQICNVAENLDIAIGKPVEDQPHRRETKWFSFDLGNGTSLDSGKIMAQALYKKYDACVCIHEDGHFSGGYSGCGSPEAPFDIWKLLNIEDEGTCGCC; encoded by the coding sequence ATGAAAAATTTATCTAAAAGAAATACAAGCGGTTTTACGCTGATAGAACTGCTGGTGGTAGTGTTGATTATCGGCATTTTGGCGGCGGTGGCATTGCCTCAGTATCAAAAAGCAGTCACTAAAAGCCACTTTACAGAGGCTTTTATCGGTTTGAAAGCCATTGCAGATGCCGAAAAAGTATGTATGCTTAGCACAGGAGAAAGTGTGGATGATTTATGTTGTACTGGACAAATCTGCAATGTAGCGGAAAATTTAGACATAGCAATTGGAAAACCGGTGGAAGATCAGCCTCATCGTAGAGAAACAAAATGGTTTTCTTTTGATCTTGGAAACGGTACTTCTCTTGACTCGGGAAAAATAATGGCACAAGCCCTTTACAAAAAATATGATGCTTGTGTTTGCATCCATGAAGACGGGCATTTTTCTGGGGGATATAGTGGTTGTGGATCGCCGGAAGCCCCTTTTGATATTTGGAAACTGTTGAATATTGAAGATGAAGGTACTTGTGGTTGTTGTTAA
- the glmU gene encoding bifunctional UDP-N-acetylglucosamine diphosphorylase/glucosamine-1-phosphate N-acetyltransferase GlmU, with translation MVAQKNLCVLILAAGKGTRMKSSLPKPLHRVCGIPMIAHSLRAAQSLNPGAICVIVGHEAQLLMQTITENLQTWGIKAPVVFAEQKELNGSAGAVRAALPLIEKFESVMVLNGDAPMIRPETLQQMFSICETEKAAAMVLGVTVPNPKGYGRILRQKSGAFDCIVEESETDNKTRQITEVNGGMYVFNAKDLISALALLKPQGPKQEFYLTDTLAIIKDFQENVLVFNTADYQQALGVNSRQELALAEDLMRARIADKLMDNGVRLVRPKEVYIDEEVQVGEDTIICPGCYLKGKTVIGKNCRLDGSVFITDSVIGDNVFIKMGSYIENSVIEDHCEVGPYAHLRPKSTLKKKAKVGNFCEIKNSVIGEGSKVNHLTYIGDTDMGAGVNIGAGTITCNYDGEKKHRTVIGDHSFVGSNVNFVAPVEVKAYSKIGAGSTITKEVPEGSLAIARARQVVLENKGIKKHD, from the coding sequence ATGGTAGCCCAAAAAAATCTTTGTGTACTCATTTTGGCCGCCGGCAAAGGCACCAGAATGAAGTCTTCCCTTCCTAAACCCCTGCACCGCGTGTGTGGGATTCCTATGATTGCGCACAGTTTGCGTGCAGCCCAGAGTTTAAATCCGGGCGCGATTTGCGTTATTGTCGGACACGAAGCGCAACTGTTGATGCAAACTATTACCGAAAATTTACAAACGTGGGGAATAAAGGCTCCTGTTGTATTTGCTGAGCAAAAAGAACTTAACGGTTCTGCCGGTGCCGTACGCGCTGCTTTGCCTTTGATTGAAAAATTTGAAAGCGTAATGGTATTAAACGGTGATGCACCGATGATACGCCCCGAAACTTTGCAACAAATGTTCAGCATTTGCGAAACGGAAAAAGCCGCCGCTATGGTATTGGGAGTGACTGTGCCTAACCCGAAGGGGTATGGCCGTATCTTACGTCAAAAAAGCGGAGCCTTTGACTGTATTGTGGAAGAAAGCGAAACGGACAACAAAACGCGCCAAATAACCGAAGTAAACGGCGGCATGTATGTTTTTAATGCCAAAGATTTGATATCGGCTTTGGCTCTTTTGAAACCGCAAGGCCCGAAACAAGAGTTTTATTTAACAGATACTTTGGCCATTATCAAAGATTTTCAGGAAAACGTCTTAGTTTTCAATACGGCAGATTATCAGCAGGCCTTAGGTGTTAATAGTCGCCAAGAATTGGCATTGGCTGAAGATTTAATGAGAGCCCGTATTGCCGATAAATTGATGGATAACGGAGTTCGTTTAGTCCGCCCGAAAGAAGTATATATTGATGAAGAAGTGCAAGTAGGCGAAGATACGATTATTTGCCCCGGTTGTTATTTAAAAGGCAAAACCGTTATCGGTAAAAATTGCCGTTTGGACGGCAGTGTCTTTATTACAGACTCTGTGATCGGAGATAATGTTTTTATCAAAATGGGCAGTTATATCGAAAACAGTGTGATTGAGGATCATTGCGAAGTGGGTCCTTATGCTCATTTGCGTCCAAAATCTACTCTGAAAAAGAAAGCCAAAGTGGGGAACTTTTGCGAGATTAAAAATTCCGTCATCGGAGAAGGATCTAAAGTAAATCACCTGACCTATATCGGTGATACGGATATGGGGGCCGGAGTTAACATTGGCGCCGGTACCATTACTTGCAATTATGACGGTGAAAAGAAACATCGCACCGTTATCGGAGACCACAGTTTTGTGGGCTCTAACGTAAATTTTGTAGCGCCTGTAGAGGTAAAAGCCTACAGTAAAATAGGCGCGGGCTCCACAATCACCAAAGAAGTGCCGGAAGGCTCTTTGGCCATTGCGCGTGCACGTCAGGTTGTATTAGAAAATAAAGGTATAAAAAAACATGACTAA
- a CDS encoding ribose-phosphate pyrophosphokinase — protein sequence MTKTVNGDLRIFSGNANPALAQKIAAHLGMDLGKIRVERFADGEIDVQILESVRAHDCYLIQSTCPPVNENLMELLIMVDAFKRASAGKITVVIPYFGYARADRKAAARVPITAKLASNLITKAGADRIMTLDLHAGQIQGFFDIPVDHLRARSVFLDYFKDFDRKDLVVISPDVGGVERARKFAARMDAGLVIIDKRRPKANEAVVYNVIGDVKDKVAIIFDDIVDTAGTLTTVAAKIKEQGAREVYAACSHGLLSRNAIDKINKSAIKKLIITDSLPERDLGPKVDMLSVSYILADAIRRNHDGRSISDMFN from the coding sequence ATGACTAAAACCGTAAACGGAGATTTACGTATTTTTTCCGGCAATGCCAATCCGGCTTTAGCCCAAAAAATTGCCGCCCACTTGGGTATGGATTTGGGCAAAATCCGTGTAGAACGTTTTGCTGACGGCGAAATTGACGTACAGATTTTAGAGTCTGTGCGCGCCCATGATTGTTATTTGATTCAAAGCACCTGCCCTCCTGTTAATGAAAATTTGATGGAACTTTTGATTATGGTAGATGCCTTTAAGCGTGCCAGTGCTGGCAAAATTACGGTGGTGATTCCTTATTTTGGTTATGCTCGTGCCGACCGTAAAGCCGCCGCTCGTGTGCCTATTACAGCCAAACTGGCCAGCAACTTGATTACCAAAGCCGGAGCCGACCGCATTATGACGTTGGATTTGCATGCCGGCCAAATTCAGGGCTTCTTTGATATTCCGGTGGATCATTTGCGCGCCAGAAGCGTATTTTTAGATTATTTTAAAGATTTTGACCGTAAAGATTTAGTGGTCATTTCTCCCGACGTGGGTGGCGTGGAACGCGCCCGCAAATTTGCCGCGCGTATGGATGCGGGGTTGGTTATCATCGATAAACGCCGCCCAAAAGCCAATGAGGCAGTGGTATATAACGTAATCGGTGATGTAAAAGATAAAGTGGCTATCATTTTTGATGACATTGTAGATACGGCTGGCACATTAACTACGGTTGCCGCCAAAATCAAAGAGCAAGGTGCGCGGGAAGTATATGCGGCTTGTTCTCATGGGTTATTGTCTCGCAATGCCATCGACAAAATTAATAAATCAGCTATTAAAAAACTAATCATTACGGATTCTCTGCCTGAAAGAGATTTAGGACCAAAAGTGGATATGCTTTCGGTATCCTATATTTTGGCAGATGCTATCAGACGTAATCACGACGGTCGCTCTATCAGCGATATGTTTAATTAG
- a CDS encoding 50S ribosomal protein L25 gives MEELNITATLRTGEGVKGELSKIRAEKKVPAVLYGGHKDPVSITITMKDLDKIVKAGKNNIVEINLPEGKEQALVKEIQYHVVTDLPIHVDFQRVSLKDTMDVVVPVKLVGESADVKTHGAMVEHILREIEVRALVSNIPHEIEVDITGVTITSGISAGDIKLPKGVELITDAQAPVVHLALPKEEAASATDAAAQPESSSTKGKKDADGNLTKGK, from the coding sequence ATGGAAGAACTCAACATTACCGCCACCCTTAGAACCGGTGAAGGTGTAAAAGGCGAACTCAGCAAAATTCGTGCTGAAAAGAAAGTACCGGCCGTTCTCTATGGCGGACATAAAGATCCCGTAAGCATCACGATTACCATGAAAGATTTGGACAAAATCGTAAAAGCGGGCAAAAACAATATCGTGGAAATCAACCTCCCCGAAGGCAAAGAACAAGCTTTAGTCAAAGAAATCCAATACCATGTGGTGACGGACTTGCCGATTCACGTTGACTTTCAACGCGTGTCTTTGAAAGATACGATGGACGTAGTAGTCCCCGTTAAATTGGTGGGCGAATCTGCCGACGTTAAAACCCATGGTGCTATGGTGGAACACATCTTGCGCGAAATCGAAGTGCGCGCTTTGGTGAGCAACATCCCGCACGAAATTGAAGTCGATATTACCGGCGTCACTATCACCAGCGGTATTTCCGCCGGCGATATCAAATTGCCCAAAGGTGTAGAACTTATTACCGATGCACAAGCTCCGGTGGTACACTTGGCCTTGCCGAAAGAAGAAGCTGCTTCCGCCACTGATGCCGCTGCTCAGCCGGAAAGCTCCTCCACCAAAGGCAAAAAAGATGCCGATGGCAATTTAACCAAAGGCAAATAA
- a CDS encoding aminoacyl-tRNA hydrolase: MDRFLIAGLGNPGAQYEKTRHNAGFMVADAFVNTYGASFQPWQKLGEYVKLSVNGKEVFVVKPMTYMNLSGQMVSSLARFYKIPTVNILVCFDDMSLKLGDLRLRPSGSAGGQKGMKNIIELLGSDKIARLRVGIGPKPEKFDAANFVLAKFTREETPVLERAVARAAEALEVYLKEGLERAMNKFN, translated from the coding sequence TTGGATCGCTTTCTCATTGCCGGGCTGGGTAATCCGGGCGCACAGTATGAAAAAACCCGTCATAATGCCGGGTTTATGGTGGCAGATGCTTTTGTCAACACGTATGGTGCTTCCTTCCAGCCCTGGCAAAAATTGGGAGAGTATGTCAAATTATCGGTAAACGGCAAAGAAGTGTTTGTCGTAAAGCCGATGACTTATATGAATTTATCGGGTCAGATGGTGTCTAGTCTGGCCCGATTCTACAAAATTCCTACCGTTAATATCCTTGTTTGTTTTGACGATATGTCTTTAAAATTGGGAGACTTGCGCTTAAGACCCTCCGGTTCTGCCGGCGGTCAAAAAGGCATGAAAAATATCATTGAACTTTTAGGTAGTGACAAAATAGCCCGCTTGCGCGTAGGTATTGGCCCTAAGCCCGAAAAGTTTGACGCAGCCAACTTTGTACTTGCTAAATTTACCAGAGAAGAAACACCCGTTTTAGAACGTGCGGTAGCACGTGCAGCAGAAGCCTTAGAGGTTTATTTAAAGGAAGGGCTGGAGCGAGCAATGAATAAGTTCAATTAA
- a CDS encoding TlyA family RNA methyltransferase, which yields MANKKLRLDMALVEQGFFPSRTRAQASIMAGEVLVNGQEDTRADRTIMPEDIISLKEKSCPYVSRGGLKLAGALKEWNIDIKDKVCVDIGVATGGFSDCMIQAGAKEVYGVDVGKGQLADEMRRYKNFYFRPETNARYMTPDLFENAPEFAAVDVSFISLTMIMEPLFKVMAPRAEVVFLIKPQFELTPKQVPHGIVKTEENRQLAIERVQKFFEENLQEKYGASSGSLIESPIKGTHGNIEYLWHVKINKPA from the coding sequence ATGGCGAATAAAAAATTACGTTTAGATATGGCTTTGGTAGAGCAGGGGTTTTTCCCCAGTCGCACACGTGCACAAGCCTCCATTATGGCCGGTGAAGTATTGGTTAACGGGCAAGAAGACACCCGCGCCGACCGCACTATTATGCCGGAAGACATTATTTCCTTAAAAGAAAAATCCTGTCCCTATGTGTCTCGCGGAGGGTTAAAACTGGCGGGAGCCTTAAAAGAGTGGAATATTGATATTAAAGATAAAGTCTGCGTAGATATCGGAGTTGCAACGGGCGGATTTAGCGATTGTATGATTCAGGCCGGAGCCAAAGAAGTGTATGGGGTAGACGTAGGCAAAGGCCAATTGGCCGATGAAATGCGCCGATATAAAAACTTCTATTTTCGCCCCGAAACCAATGCACGCTACATGACGCCGGATTTATTTGAAAACGCTCCGGAATTTGCTGCCGTAGATGTCTCTTTCATTTCGTTGACCATGATTATGGAACCTTTATTTAAAGTAATGGCTCCAAGAGCGGAAGTTGTTTTTTTAATTAAACCTCAGTTTGAATTAACCCCTAAACAAGTACCGCACGGCATTGTAAAAACGGAGGAAAACCGCCAACTTGCCATTGAACGCGTACAAAAATTCTTTGAAGAAAACTTACAAGAAAAATACGGTGCTAGCAGTGGATCTTTGATAGAAAGCCCTATCAAAGGAACTCATGGGAATATAGAATATTTGTGGCACGTAAAAATAAATAAACCCGCTTAA
- the xseB gene encoding exodeoxyribonuclease VII small subunit — translation MKNSFEDKLNRLEEIVALLEEEQTDLDASVKLFEEGIALSKEMSAKLQEVKFKVNALKKKGAELLTEPFEEKEENDGE, via the coding sequence ATGAAAAACAGTTTTGAAGACAAATTAAACAGATTAGAAGAAATTGTGGCTCTACTGGAAGAAGAACAAACCGATTTGGATGCTTCCGTTAAACTCTTTGAAGAAGGGATTGCTCTTTCTAAAGAAATGAGTGCCAAACTGCAAGAAGTAAAATTTAAGGTGAACGCTCTTAAAAAGAAAGGGGCCGAACTTTTGACCGAACCTTTTGAAGAAAAGGAAGAAAACGATGGCGAATAA
- the xseA gene encoding exodeoxyribonuclease VII large subunit, whose translation MHAESPFRGQVFSVTAITLAIKQMMEGVFRGVFVEGEISGLRQASSGHIYFDLKDRDALLAAVMFKWDARKSLAELQDGLQVRVFGDLSCYAKQGKYQIVCKSVETLHKGNLFLEFEKLKKKLEKEGLFDERNKKPIPSFPRRIGVVTSATGAAIRDILSVLRRRSPNVEVILAPALVQGEGAAEQIAQAIADLNQLTPKPDVLLVGRGGGSMEDLWAFNEEPVARAIFASKIPVISCVGHEIDFTIADFVADLRAPTPSAAAELVVQNAEGVSAHISQLQKRLLQSVSLFYERAKARVELAINSRVFKDPTLLTQEKEQRLDDLTLSLENALEKQLAQTESRLELLSQKLQALSPFSVLGRGYSITRNSEGKIISHVNQIQEQELIFVQVKDGMIRAEVK comes from the coding sequence ATGCACGCAGAATCTCCTTTCAGAGGACAAGTTTTCTCTGTCACCGCGATCACCCTTGCCATTAAGCAAATGATGGAAGGTGTTTTTCGAGGTGTTTTTGTGGAAGGAGAAATCAGTGGATTGCGCCAAGCCTCCAGCGGACACATTTATTTTGATTTAAAAGACCGCGATGCTTTGTTGGCAGCGGTAATGTTTAAATGGGACGCACGCAAAAGTTTGGCAGAGTTGCAAGACGGTTTACAAGTGCGTGTATTTGGGGATTTATCTTGTTATGCCAAACAAGGCAAATATCAAATCGTCTGCAAAAGTGTGGAAACCTTACACAAAGGAAATTTATTTTTAGAATTTGAAAAATTAAAAAAGAAATTGGAAAAAGAAGGGCTCTTTGACGAAAGAAATAAAAAGCCGATACCTTCTTTTCCGCGTAGAATTGGGGTAGTCACTTCTGCAACGGGAGCCGCTATTCGGGATATTTTATCTGTTTTAAGACGCCGAAGCCCCAATGTAGAAGTGATTTTGGCACCCGCTTTGGTACAGGGAGAAGGCGCCGCCGAACAAATTGCCCAAGCCATTGCAGACTTAAACCAACTAACCCCTAAACCGGATGTGCTTTTGGTTGGGCGCGGTGGCGGCAGTATGGAGGATTTGTGGGCTTTTAATGAAGAACCCGTAGCACGCGCTATTTTCGCAAGCAAAATACCCGTTATTTCTTGTGTCGGGCATGAAATTGATTTCACCATTGCGGATTTTGTGGCAGACTTAAGAGCCCCCACTCCTTCGGCAGCAGCAGAATTGGTAGTGCAAAATGCCGAAGGGGTATCTGCTCATATTTCTCAACTGCAAAAAAGGTTGCTGCAGTCCGTCAGTTTATTTTATGAAAGAGCCAAAGCGCGGGTGGAGCTGGCCATTAATAGCCGCGTTTTTAAAGATCCCACTCTTTTAACCCAAGAAAAAGAACAAAGACTAGATGATTTAACTCTTTCTTTGGAAAATGCTTTAGAAAAACAGTTGGCGCAAACAGAAAGCCGATTAGAACTTTTGAGCCAAAAACTACAGGCTTTAAGTCCCTTTTCCGTATTAGGCAGAGGATATAGCATTACCAGAAATTCTGAGGGAAAAATTATTTCCCATGTAAACCAGATCCAAGAACAAGAACTGATTTTTGTGCAAGTAAAAGACGGCATGATTCGTGCGGAGGTAAAATGA
- a CDS encoding replication-associated recombination protein A, with the protein MTQDEFMPLAARQAPKKIEDFAGQPHLLGEGKMLRRLLETDTLKSAVFFGPPGCGKTATARFVASRTQAHTVELNAAAAGVADLKKVLAEAKERARTPTFEERRTLLILDEIHHFNKTQQDVLLPSVERGDIILIGITTENPYFYINNALLSRFSVFEFKPLADKDLQKILDRAAEKEKLHLTQDAADYFITQANGDGRKILNALEIASLTTDPDPTGVKQIDLDTAKECIQKRHLNYDKKGDEHYDVISAFIKSMRGSDPDATVYWLARMLESGEDPRFIARRILICASEDVGLAEPAALMIAQAAFKSAEVLGMPEVRIPLAHAAIYVACAPKSNSAYLAINAALQEVREGKLRRVPDHLRSGMKNMGYKYAHDYPNHYVKQSYMPDPIQFFHPTTQGKESSLAERLKKIKGEK; encoded by the coding sequence ATGACGCAAGATGAATTTATGCCTTTGGCCGCCAGACAGGCCCCTAAAAAGATAGAGGACTTTGCCGGACAGCCTCATTTGTTGGGTGAGGGGAAAATGCTGCGCCGTCTTTTGGAAACGGACACGTTAAAGTCTGCCGTTTTCTTTGGTCCTCCGGGTTGTGGCAAAACCGCCACTGCGCGTTTTGTAGCCAGCCGCACACAGGCTCATACGGTGGAATTAAATGCCGCCGCTGCCGGTGTGGCAGATTTAAAAAAAGTATTGGCAGAAGCCAAAGAACGTGCCCGTACTCCTACCTTTGAGGAACGCCGAACTTTGCTTATTTTAGATGAAATTCATCATTTTAACAAAACTCAGCAAGACGTACTTTTGCCTAGTGTAGAACGCGGAGATATCATCTTAATCGGCATCACTACCGAAAACCCTTATTTTTACATCAATAATGCCTTGCTCTCCCGTTTTTCCGTATTTGAATTTAAACCGTTGGCAGACAAGGATTTACAAAAAATTTTAGACCGCGCCGCAGAAAAAGAAAAACTGCATTTAACTCAAGATGCGGCCGATTATTTTATTACACAGGCTAACGGGGACGGAAGAAAAATATTAAATGCTTTAGAAATCGCTTCTTTAACGACTGACCCCGACCCAACCGGTGTTAAACAAATTGATTTGGATACTGCCAAAGAATGTATCCAAAAACGGCATTTAAACTATGATAAAAAAGGAGACGAACATTACGACGTTATCTCCGCCTTTATCAAATCTATGCGCGGTTCGGACCCGGACGCCACCGTTTATTGGTTGGCGCGTATGCTGGAAAGTGGAGAAGACCCACGCTTTATTGCGCGTCGCATTTTGATTTGTGCCAGCGAAGATGTAGGGCTGGCAGAACCGGCAGCATTAATGATTGCCCAAGCGGCTTTTAAATCCGCCGAAGTATTGGGTATGCCGGAGGTCCGCATTCCTTTGGCACATGCGGCTATTTATGTGGCTTGTGCGCCTAAAAGCAATTCTGCATATTTGGCCATCAATGCCGCTTTGCAGGAAGTAAGAGAAGGCAAACTACGTCGCGTGCCGGACCATCTGCGCTCCGGCATGAAAAATATGGGTTATAAATACGCTCACGATTATCCCAACCATTATGTGAAGCAATCCTATATGCCTGACCCCATACAATTCTTTCACCCCACCACTCAAGGGAAAGAGTCCTCTTTGGCGGAGAGATTGAAAAAAATCAAAGGGGAGAAATAA